The region CCGACTGCAATCACCTGCTCTTACGCAGCATGCGTCACCTTAGTCTCTCACAGGAAAGATGCCAGGGTGGAGGGTAGGaggtgcaaaaacaaaaagtcatttaaacATTCGGGGCATAAATTTCCTATTTGACGTATGTGGTCAATAATCAAGACATTCAATCtaatgaaattatatttgttgCTATATTTGACAAACAGAAATTAGTTTACAGTAATTTGTAGAATACTAAAGCTGCACAAAATCAATGTTTTATTATGGcatgacaaaaataatccaATTGATCTGACTCCCAAACTTTGCTAACCTGGTTCTGATATCGTAGCATTGTTCCTCTTGGGTTATGACAGTGACAATAGTACCTCTCCTCTGACTGGGCTCCCAAAATAGCTGAAACAGTGCGCCACTGTGCATGACACGTTTAGAGCACTCTGATTTTGTTATGACACTTGGCATTCGCCGTGGAGCCTGAGCACAAAATTCCTTTAATTATTCACCACCTTGTGCAGTAAAAGCTTGACGCACTCCCTGACTCTcggactctctctctctctttgtctctcagggGGCGCTGGTTGCCTCTGGGCcgtcttttggtttgtttttgtgtcggATGACCCTCGCACCCATCGTCGAATCAGCGAAGCGGAGAGAGACTACATCGTAAACTCTATTGGACCTCAGGTGCCCGTGAAACATTAACGGACGGTTTTTATTTACCGCAGCGCGCTTCTCACATTTCTCAGATCGTTGtttgaaaactgtttaaacCCGAGGACTCGGAAGAATACAACATCATCTCAGCTTTCCTCTTAATTCGATGCTGAGATGAGATGGTTGATATGGTATAAAACTCAGGCCTCGTACAGCTTGAAATCTGGGCCTTAAATACgtgaaagaaaaaaacgcaGTATGACTGCACTCGTACAGCTCACCTGTATTTGCCGCCAGTGTGGGAGCTGCCAAAAAGGGGATTTTATGTGACTTATTCAAGTGTGGCATCAGAACGCCAAATGCAGAGGGAGCTTTAggtacacatttaaaaaaaaaaaaaaaaaaaaaaagctcttctGCCATTGCTCTTTAAAACTGACCTTGTGCTCCACAttggagagattttttttctcaaacttccTGTTTCCATTCCctttactgtttttcattttcttactttcccttccttttttttttttttttttaatcaaagatcCTAGTAACTATAAGCCTGTGCCTGAGCAGCatagtcttttctttttccacacatAAAAATGAAGCTTTCTTGTCTATGAATGTGTGTAGTAAGTGACCTGACGTTATCCCTGGCTCAGAAGGCTCATAAAATCAGCCGAAAAATCTTTTTATCGAATCATCGCGTAGTTTCTAAACGaggggtttctttttttccacattctccCTGTAGATGTGAGCTTTTTGTCATGTGCTGTTTGTGTAGTCCGTTTAAAGACTGTGTGGTCTAATCTAAACTGAAACGGCAGGGTACAGGTCACGGCTGGTCCGTGCCCATGCTGCCCATGCTGCTGTCGGTCCCTCTGTGGGCGATCATCATCACCCAGATGTGCTCCAACTGGTCCTACTACACTCTGCTCACCTCTCTGCCCACCTACATGGACAGCATCCTGCACTTCGACCTCAAATCGGTGAGCTTTCTATTCATTCGTTCCCCTGTGTTTCGtgttgaaaaatatatttattagtCATAATGTCCACATGCGTTCACTTAAAGAAATATGCCAGATGTTTTAGGGTTTGGTCTGTAGTTCAGTTTGCGTGTTTTAGAGATGCGAACAAGGGATCATTTGTTGCGATACTAAACTTAAACTTTCACCATGTTGCGTGATTTAAGAGCAGTAGGATTATAGCAAAAGTTAATTCATGACAAGTTTTAGGAGTTTTGTGGTTAAACATCAATTAATCCTCAGTTGTAGCCTCTCAAATGcgatgatttgctgctttctctgttttatgtcattttaaataaaaaaatctttgggttttggaaagaaaaaaaagctatttgacCACATCACCttaggctctgggaaattgtgatgaatgtttttcacattataatgacgttttacaaagtaaataattagttgatttaaaaaaaaacaaaaaacaaaaaattgtttCAAAAGTAAACCTGGCTACTTTGAGGTGGTTTAAATATATCTATCACCAACTAATCATTGTGCTAGTGGATTTCCATCCCTCAAGCCAATGAAAACCAGTGCTTGAGCAAAAGGAagtcaaaggaatagtttgacattttgggaaataagacTATTTGCTCAttacatgttaatcagtgaggTTTAGATCATGGGTGGAACTAACAACGATTTTCAGGATTGATTAACActtaatcgtttggtctatgaaaaatagaaagaaagaaaaaaatgtcaaaaatgtccGTCATAACTTTACAGAGCCAAACGTGacgttttcaaatgtcttgtcgTGTTTGGACAAAAGTCCAAATACCCAGAAATATTTAACTTCCGAtgatatatgacaaaaaaagcagGATATTGCCTCGcttgagaggctggaatcagAGAGAATGTGGCAATATTTCgctgtttctgcttgaaaaaatgacttaaacgcttaatcgatcatcaaaatagttgcaggtTGTTTTTCTGTCGAACAACTAATTGATAAAGGAGCTGGCGGGCAGATTTTGTTGCCGTTCGACAGCGCCGGACAAGCTATTTTCCGCCCggttccagtctttatgttaagatAGGCTAACCgcctcctggctgtagcttagTATTTGCCATACAAGTGTGAGAGGGTcgtcgatcttctcatctaagtctcagaaagaaagagaaaaagtgtatttctttcaaatttaCCGAGGCGTCATAGATTTTGACTTTGGTGTCGGTGTTCTCATCACTTCTAAGACAGCCCCACGCTTTCCTGTTGTCGTTGTCCAAGCTGCTAAATAGTAACAAAATTCTACTTATAATATGCTTAACTACCCGTCTCTTATAAAAACTGGACAAGGACAACCAACCTTTATTCATTAAAATCCTCTTCTGTGTTTTGACTCTCTCCCCTCAGAATGGTTTCCTGTCCGCCCTGCCGTACCTCGGGGGCTGGTTGGTCTCCACGCTGTCGGGTGTCGTGGCAGACAGCCTCATCGAGAAGAGGGTGTTCAGCGTCACCGTCGTACGCAAGCTCTTTACGCTCTCAGGTCCTCcttgtgtgctgtgtgtcacTAAAACCTGTGCATGCGTGATTTAGTCCTGTGTCTGGCTGACTGCCACGGGACAAGGGATACAGGTTTTTGAGGTAGTTAAGGGGCTCAGAGAGGTGATTTACTATGTTGGTCGGTTCGACTTTATTATATTCAGTTCAGTCTCTACTCTGCTTTTGACTGCTGTTTTGGTTTACCTGCACTTTTTATGGACCTTATAGTCACTGTGGCCCTTTTCATACATTACCCCAGTACGAAGGACCACGATTCCTACACTTATCACGTGCTACGGATTTGAATACAGTTAAAGcattatattatcattatatatgatatattatattatattatatcagaGGGAAACGCACTGGAGTCCTTTTTCGCCGCAAGCACTTTGAGACGTCAcggtaggaaaagcacaggtgtcgCTAACGGCATCGACGACGGCTCTCTTCTGTTCAGGTGTCCCAGTGGGTcgtgacagtgtgacagcgGGAACCATCtttaattataatatttatgCCGGTatcttttcctactgtgacatgtcaaaatgtctcatAAAAAGCCTACATTTTGCTGTACAGCTTTCATCTGTCGGCTTCAGCTCTACTGATGTCGCAGagtaagattttacatttgcaGTAAATGGAGTAAATAGACTTTGGGCCATCTGGACCAACACTAAAATATTTCTTAGAGTTTAAATTAAGATTAAGGTTCAGAATAGCTGTTTTTACTCTTGatacttaaatacattttactccTACACGTAGGGACTTTTATTTAAGTTAACATttaaaactactgtatgtttactgtGGAAGCATTTTCCTTCATGTTAGCGCAACATTTACATATGGAACTGATACTAGTAGGTTTTCCAACCCTAATTAATCACCAGAAATGTTACGCTTTATTACATCCCCCAGGGAAATTGTATTTTTGCTCGTCCTCCATATAGAGGTGAGAGTGTTACACCCACTGTTTGAACTGGCCAGGACCAGGTGTGTCCACCAGGCCTGAAAAGgcctgaaaatgattaaaaataaccttttgattaaaaacaaaaaacaaacaaaaaaaaaacgtggagCTGTCCTCAACATAGAAAGCGGGTTTCGGTGGTTTTCCATTACAGACCAAAGAGGTGAAACCAAAAAAACGGAGTACTGCTGCCCCCATGTGGTTTAGATTCTATTGTTAGTACTGAAATGATGACAGACGTCCACACTAACAGAACACTCAGTGACCGGAATAAACAGGCccagtgttttatgttttaccaataaaaccaacaaaacagctgatgttttctttctttctttttttttttaacatccacctcctccctctgcaggtATGTTGCTCCCTGCAGCTTTCCTCGTGGCTGTGAGCTACGCCGGCTGCAGCCACATCCTCACCGTCACCTTCCTCACACTCTCCACAACCACAGGGGGGATCAGCGCCTCCGGAGTCTTCATCAACCAGATAGACATCGCTCCTCGGTGGGTGTTATCATCTTTCCCGGCTTAGACAGTtggtcatttatttggagtagGGCTGCGGATAACAGTCATTCTCATTACTCGTtagtctgtttgttttctcgATTATTTGtgtggtctataaaatgtcacagaatgGTGAAATATGCCCATTTCGGTTAGCCCAGAGTGACGTCTTCAAAATTGCTTGTTCGGCCTGAGTATCAGAGATATTCAGTTGACAGtgatataataaaatgaaacagcagatcATGACACTTCataagctgaaaccagagaatgtttgccTTTTTCCACGATAAATGACTTGAGCGATACACCGATTATCTGTTGCCCAGTAATTCTCTGTTGATCCAATAACTggtcaatcaactaatcgtttcagctttTAATCAACTCTCAGAGGCACAAGGAGGAGTCTGATCAGTGTATTTATGTGGACTGGGACCCCTCCTCCAGTTTTGGTCCTCATGACTCATTAAGATTGCACACGTCAGCGTGATGCACTTTATTATATTCAGTAGCtgtaatacaatatatataatttcATGGAAAGCGTTACAAATGAAAGTAGACAAAGCTCCCTCCGTTCACTGTCTCTGTAAGTTTAGGAAAATGCtgaagacctttttttttctgtctctctctctctctctctctgtctctctcccctccagATATGCAGGATTTCTTCTGGGAATCACCAACACGTTCGGGACCATCCCTGGTGTGGTGGCACCGATTGCCACAGGATACTTTACAGAAGATGTAAGTCccccattttttaattttttatttttttttttttttttttaaaaaggggaaggGATCGGCTTGGTCACCTGACCTCCGACAGGATGTAACATCACCACGTCAGCGCCAGATGTGGCTTGACAATTGGTGAAGAGAGATTAAGCGATAGAGGCTCACGCACATGCGTCGCATATTAGAGAGACTGATATAGATTTTTGTAGTATTATACCTTTAGTGAGGTTTTTCGTTTTTGGCTAGAGCTTCTGAAGGCTGACCTCTGTTACCTTTTAGATGTAAAcatttgtatgtttaaaaaaaaaaaaaaaacttagaaatTTTTCTTGTCAGAGTGAAAATCTCCATCTTAACCATCGCTAGATCGTCACCAGTGCCTAAAAGTCCTTCCTTAATTCCATACTGATAAAATGTTTAGaggtttttattgtgttttttaccATGAGGACCTGGGTCCGGTTGCACCAGCTGTTCTTAACTTAGCCCAATTATAACCTAAGTGTTCACTAAGTGTGTTGTTTTGCGtgttattaaattaaaaaaaaaacggttgattcacacaaacacaaacaaactagTTCTGCCGTTACTAAATATTTGTGGCCACTAACTACCAGGTGTAGCTGTTGTGTAGCGAACTGAACCAACCGTTAAAACGTCAGGTTGCCAATATGTGACCCGCTTAGATTGAAGAGTAAAAGAGGTAAGGTGGAGTACAGGCGCCATATCTGACCTGAAATTCAACGAATGCTGTTGAATAACGATGTAAATATACTGATTTTAAAGAACATTTCgaaaaaattacacaacatACCTCAAATTATAAAACGTTATGCCAGTAACATTCGACTAAATGAGTAAATTACGTCACTTAGGTTAGTATACTCaaatatttctctctcattctaAACTGGATAAATAATACTTACTCTCAAACGTGCATagacatgaataaaacaaagtaatgcctacatttacaaaagaaagatgtttttagcctctaaaactattttttttttcactacagaTGTTTCCTAGTAACCGATTAACTCTTTACTTACCTCTTTACTAGCTTTATTTAAGCTTTAATGGTAATGGTCCTACTAAGCTTTCATTACTTTCATGCAGATATGTCGGAAAACCTTGATATCCGCTTTTCTCTTAGCAACATACATAGAAACAGTCGTAGAGCCTGCTGGTGAGAGAGAATTCACAGTTAGCAGATGCACGCACCGTAACGCAGGGAGTCACTCCAGTAACACGCCACTGAtgcctcttcttctctggtcGTCAGCACACCCTGGCGGGCTGGAGGACGGTGTTCTGGGTGGCAGCCGGGATGAACGTCGGCGGCGCCCTCGTCTACACGATATTCGCCAGCGGGAAGATTCAGCCCTGGGCCGTCacggaggaggagagggcagaGGCCGAGAAAAGGAGGAGCAGGTCCAGCTCGGCACAAACGTAAACGCATCCAGCACCGGCGTTATGCGAAGACGAACAAGGTCGGCAGATGAAATACAGCTTTAAAAGACCAATATACAGTTACAGGATATATTTTAACCCGGCGTACTGAGTGCAGCAGGAGAGACTACTTCTACTTCTGTACATTGAATATATGCAGTATTCACACTTAACAAAACGAAGAGTGTGAGAGATTTATCTCCACAGCAAAGACAGACATCAAAAAGAGGCGGCTGGAGAACAAAATTATCAGCTGAACAGGGAAAAACATCCATATCATCAAAGCAGgatattttggccatttttatCTATATTCTGTAGCTGTGTTTCTGGTCTTTCAAAGTTAAAACGCAGATGAGCTTTTGGACTAATTTTTACAGCAGTTTGAGCAGAGAGATTGAAATTTTGGAGCAGTTTTACCCCTCAAAATCACATCTGAGCCACATTTTTGAGGGTGGTAAGAAAAAAGCCGATGGATGTTATGACTGCGTCGAAGCCAAAGAGACAGATTTCCTATTTGCACTGACATGATTCAACACCTGCTGGGTACTCACTGCTGTTACCAATCAAGaaattgttatttcttttacttttgctcTGTTTACTGTTGTAAAGGTACAACTCCTTGCATCGGACCAATATTTAAATTACAACCAGCGATATTTGCACTGTATAATTCACACAGCACCTCAGGTTAGACCAGATCAGATCAGTCAAATCTGTGGGATCTTTTTCTTATACTTTCCAGCTTTTCTTGGACAGTGAAGGAAATGGGACCGACTGTCTTATGATCAAACCACATTGCCTGTAGCGGCTTCGTTTACggctttgtctgttttctgacCACTTTTTACAAAAGAAGCACTTTCCACGCACAGAAATACGCCACGAGCCTTGTATTTGATAAGAGTGCCAATATTTAGCAAAATCAAATTTCCAacagaaggttttttttccagtatttagAAAGCTAAGGTGCTTTAGTCTCGGAAAACCAAAGCGCCTTCCACTGCCaggattttaacatttttagtgTCAGTACCATGCAAAATTAATTTCTTAGATCACTGTGCACTTCTGTGTTCAGTTTCCAAGGAATGACtggattttgcctttttttcagcTCACTTTCCCATCAGGATGCTGCATTTCGTTGCTAATTTCTTCAGCTACAATAACTACTGCAATTTTTATGCAACATAGGTCGTTTTAAAAAATCTCACCCTTTGTGTAAACTCGTGCAGTGTGTCAAAGAGCACTGTGATGAATGTGAAGATATGATGTTTTTAAACGGATGCAATAATGTATTTACCTTCTCTGCACTTTGAAAATGTGCCATGTGAtacacgtatgtgtgtgttttaggctACTCTGTTGtaaaaaagaatcaaatttgttttactgagaggaaaaaaaaataaaatctgtggcATCAGAGTGGACTTCTGTCACATATTTAGCATTTCAGCctgtgtacaggtgtgtgtgtgtgtgtgtgtgtcaacattGTATAGTTGTCACAGATTTTTTGTCATCTTACAGTCCTACAGCAGGAgaaatgtacatgtgtgtgtctttttgcatataaaaggcaaaaaaccCCGGTTTACATGTTTCCAGGACACAAGATTGTTCCTCTGTTACTGAACCAATCGTGTTGATGTGATGCggtctcctctgctgctgcaccCGGGTCACACAAAAGTATATGTGAAAAGGGATCAGGAGATCAGCTGGAACGCAGCCAGGGCTCCcctctgaaaatattttcaccagCCGCCAAAAGtgtctttattgttttcttaatgTTCTTATCGCCTCACAAGAAAGTCGATGTAGTGTGTATATTCTCTTTCAGTTGGAGAATATACAccagtttttccagtttattgGGAACGTCTAGCCgaaactaatgcagtgtaacACAACGGTCCCGCAGTAAATCCTCCGCCGAGGAGGTTGGCACGTTCGGTTTGCGTTGAGAGGTGTTGTCGTGCGACACAATGCATTTCACTTTTAACGGCACCGCTAACGAAATCctccaaaaatattttgtacagcTGCCTCAGCACCTCTCTGAAGCAGTTTCAGTAACCACTGAACGTTAAAACCGTCATGGAAGGAGGATtcattacaggactgttgtattagactgcattggtTTTAGCTGGGCGTATCTAATAAACTGAGTGTAATTCTGGTGGGTACAAATATTAAATCCCTGTCTTtgaaattgttattttcattatcatttgcATTATAATTGGTATTATTTTTGGCCCAAAAACAGCCAGATTTAAGAAATTGACTCTTAACAAAAACTACTGCAACCAGCATAATAAAACTCCTCGGGTGCAGTTTTTTGCGTAACTGTCGAATATACACTCCTCCTCGCTCCTCCTCAGGCCGCTGAACCCCCCGCAGTTCCCAGGGACAACACTGAAGACGGGTCCTCGGTGTCTTCACGTGTAGCTACGGCCCCTCAGACTCAGTGATCCCGAGGCACAAGGGAACGACACGTCTGtcctgttctgttttgtttttcatttacgaCAACGGTGCGGTCCCTGCTGAAAAGCGGGCTGATGTAAATGTCTTTGGGTAAACGCACAGGTGGtgctctgtcttgttttttgtcctcCAGCTGTTTAGATGTTTTCATGAACCTGTGGTGTAGTTTATTACCGCAGCACCTGATTTTGGATAAATGTCTAATAGGTAcattaaaagagagaaattaaataaattaagaaaagaaaaaaaagttaagaaatATATTGAATAAGGAGGAAAATGGCTTCTCAATTGGAAGAGGTCCTAATTTAATCTTTGTAGTTCATCAGCtcatatttaaatacaattgtttttgtgaatttacATTTATGGATGTGGTGTTTGGCAAGAATATCAgaccaaagtgtgtgtgtgtgtgtgtgtgtgtgtgtgtgtgtgtgtgtgtgtgtgtgcatgtagaaAATAAGGGGAGCTTTTTTTGAGTCTCTTTGGAGGCGTCCAGCTGGAAATTCTCCCCCACCGTATTGGCTAATAGATATTCCAGAAGGCGAAGCCCCCACTTGCTCCCGGGGGGTTGTGCCCCGCAACGATCCCCTCCAACCGGACACGACGCACGGTGCAGTAACAGCGCCTGTCGTCCTTTCAGCAACAGCTGCTGGATTGATTTGGTTTTTCACTGGCCTGTAAAACACAATCAGCCTGCCTGGTTTCTCCatactaccccccccccccctcacgACCACTAGGTGGCGCAAGAAACTAAATGTTAGCAgcggaaagaggaaaagaacatTAGGAAGTGACTGTATCAGAATTATGccatatatttatatgaatgtGTCAGAAAAGCAAATTAATTGAGTCCAACTTGTTCCCTCTTGAGATGCTCAGTCCTCGTAACTAGTCATATTACCAGACATATTTAATTGGTTTTTGGTTAAGATTTAAAGTTGGGTAAACCCGGTTctgcatatatacatgcatatatatatgtatatatatatatataaaaaagtgaGTAAGAAGTTAAGTTTGCTTTACACTCAACTGTGACCCTAAATAACCCCGGTGTATAGAATTGAacatttgtttgatttcttATTGGATCATTTTTCCTCCATTGGATCCTCATCAGTTCCATACAGATGTGTGTCCTCTGTGTAAAAGACTCggagggtgggtgtgtgtgtgtgtgtgtgtgtgtgtgtctcctgttACCTGGAAGGTGCTGGACTTTgcgtcagattttttttcttttttctttttttttttttttggatgaatgAACCGGATGTTCTTAGGGTGAAGCCGGGTGTGGTGTAGCAGGATTTTCTCGTCCCCGCGCAAACTATGCGTTCCGCCCGCGTTTATTTACACGCTTCGGTTATTACtaccctgtttttctttttttctcatccgAGTGAGCGCGTTTTTATTAGCATAACAAGCGACTGCGCTGCAGGCGGCTCTGTAATGTCATGTACCATTTTAGAAGTTTACTGTGTGAGTAGTTGCCCGAATAGCACAGTGACTAACAtttttggggtttgtttgttttgtttttctcgtttcaaaatgctgcaaaaccgtattttatttttttagtcattttttttttatgactgcagcagagagggaagaagtactcagatcctttactttagtaaaagtagaaataccacagtgtagaaatactctgttacaagtaaaaacacatgcattcaaaaattctacttgagtaaaattttaaaaatgtaaataaataaacatcaacATATACGTAgagtaccaaaagtaaaagtgctcattatgcagaatggacCATTTTAGAATAATACACACTATATAATCGGcttataattattgatgcattaatgtaactatcactttaatgttgcagctggtaaaggttGAGCTAATTTCAACTACTTAATATACTGCTATGAGGCTTGGAAATCTCTTATCCGACCTCAATaatacatcatcatttattggtggattatatttttcaatatttatctgaatctgcaaagtcaTCAGATAAAGTAGTGGAGCAGAAAGTGCAATATTTGACTCTGAATTGCGgaggagtagaagtataaattAGCAGagaatggaaatactcaagttgaagtacaagtacctcaaaaatgtacagtggttgagtaaatgtaccaaGTTGAATTCCATCGTGCAGTTTCGTTGACTGTCCTGGAAGTCATACGTTACTTAATATTTACAACATATCTGTAGAATAAATTGTTGAAGAACAGAAAATGCAGAGCCTGCTCTTAGAAAATGAACTTGTCCTCTGCTAGGTTTCATTCTTTGTATATAGTGGCCGCATTTCACAGCTCACTTGTTCTTTCTGTGAAAATCTTTTTGCCCCGTTAAATAAAAACCACGGTCCTAGTCCGTAGGACTTGTTGCGGCTGTCGTCTCGCTACCAGCAGCAAAATGCTGCGTACTACTGGACCAGAAACCGCACCACTTTCCCGACACATACTCAGAATACCACTGACCCCGTGAAGGTTTAGTCGAGTAGCCGCCCGCTGCCTGGAGGCTGTGATATGCGTGTGATAGATGCGTCTCCCGGTTGATAATCGGGGTGTGAAACCAATGCAGACGACACCCTGGACACCAAAAGGGAATACTCTGTTTGCAAGTGTGAACCAGGATGTTTGCACGTGTGGAGcggtgggggtgtgtgtgtagcagtggCAGCCGGGAGATGTGGAGCTGGCTGTGTGTTGCtaatttgctttatttgcatTAACTGTCCgttgccccccccacccccgactcagattttatttacatacagtgtGCTGAGCAATTACACTTTAGATTGAGTTACCGTAAACTGCCTGTATGCACATGAATGCCAGTGTGCCGTGGGAttcggccttttttttttcttcttttttcttcttccgcACCCACACAGACACCAAGTCGTGTTTCTTAAAACTGCCAAAGACGCCTCTGACGTAGGAACAGTTGATGCTGCTGCCCACTACAAACCAAGGTTTTACACTGGAATCCATCATGTGTTCAGACTAATATGCCGATAGTATATGCgtgtctgttttctgtatttggaATGTCTATTATTATCCATCCCCACTATTTTATATTggcaaaagtatgtggacacgtGTACTCGGGGTCTGGGTCTAGGCACCTTAGTTCCAGATACGGGATACAGCAGAGATTATTTAGATTTAATggtatttatatactgtatagcagTAGTTCCCATTCTTTTTGGCTTATAACACCATAAAACGAAGCCATGTGTACATGCGTCCTGTGTCACCAGTTGCACGTTTActaattatgtttaaaaaaaaaaaaaaaaaagtgtgatttttgttttcc is a window of Xiphias gladius isolate SHS-SW01 ecotype Sanya breed wild chromosome 24, ASM1685928v1, whole genome shotgun sequence DNA encoding:
- the si:ch1073-513e17.1 gene encoding sialin isoform X2, with amino-acid sequence MPLPNGCSINSAPLDDGEDAPPQCCSARLNLAVLMFFGFTVVYGLRVNLSVAMVAMVNTTGPRPAPNSSIVRACPLPAGTENTSDTFLQPEGIPQYPWDSETQGWLLGAFFFGYLLTQIPGGYLAGHYGGTIFLGLGVLGTAVLTLLTPLAAQFGSYWLFALRALEGFGEGVTFPAMMAMWARWAPPLERSRLITLSGSGGNFGAFLALPLTGYICQTLGWPAVFYLCGGAGCLWAVFWFVFVSDDPRTHRRISEAERDYIVNSIGPQGTGHGWSVPMLPMLLSVPLWAIIITQMCSNWSYYTLLTSLPTYMDSILHFDLKSNGFLSALPYLGGWLVSTLSGVVADSLIEKRVFSVTVVRKLFTLSGMLLPAAFLVAVSYAGCSHILTVTFLTLSTTTGGISASGVFINQIDIAPRYAGFLLGITNTFGTIPGVVAPIATGYFTEDHTLAGWRTVFWVAAGMNVGGALVYTIFASGKIQPWAVTEEERAEAEKRRSRSSSAQT
- the si:ch1073-513e17.1 gene encoding sialin isoform X1, coding for MPLPNGCSINSAPLDDGEDGEPLIETGAAPPQCCSARLNLAVLMFFGFTVVYGLRVNLSVAMVAMVNTTGPRPAPNSSIVRACPLPAGTENTSDTFLQPEGIPQYPWDSETQGWLLGAFFFGYLLTQIPGGYLAGHYGGTIFLGLGVLGTAVLTLLTPLAAQFGSYWLFALRALEGFGEGVTFPAMMAMWARWAPPLERSRLITLSGSGGNFGAFLALPLTGYICQTLGWPAVFYLCGGAGCLWAVFWFVFVSDDPRTHRRISEAERDYIVNSIGPQGTGHGWSVPMLPMLLSVPLWAIIITQMCSNWSYYTLLTSLPTYMDSILHFDLKSNGFLSALPYLGGWLVSTLSGVVADSLIEKRVFSVTVVRKLFTLSGMLLPAAFLVAVSYAGCSHILTVTFLTLSTTTGGISASGVFINQIDIAPRYAGFLLGITNTFGTIPGVVAPIATGYFTEDHTLAGWRTVFWVAAGMNVGGALVYTIFASGKIQPWAVTEEERAEAEKRRSRSSSAQT
- the si:ch1073-513e17.1 gene encoding sialin isoform X3 — protein: MPLPNGCSINSAPLDDGEDGEPLIETGAAPPQCCSARLNLAVLMFFGFTVVYGLRVNLSVAMVAMVNTTGPRPAPNSSIVRACPLPAGTENTSDTFLQPEGIPQYPWDSETQGWLLGAFFFGYLLTQIPGGYLAGHYGGTIFLGLGVLGTAVLTLLTPLAAQFGSYWLFALRALEGFGEGVTFPAMMAMWARWAPPLERSRLITLSGSGGNFGAFLALPLTGYICQTLGWPAVFYLCGGAGCLWAVFWFVFVSDDPRTHRRISEAERDYIVNSIGPQMCSNWSYYTLLTSLPTYMDSILHFDLKSNGFLSALPYLGGWLVSTLSGVVADSLIEKRVFSVTVVRKLFTLSGMLLPAAFLVAVSYAGCSHILTVTFLTLSTTTGGISASGVFINQIDIAPRYAGFLLGITNTFGTIPGVVAPIATGYFTEDHTLAGWRTVFWVAAGMNVGGALVYTIFASGKIQPWAVTEEERAEAEKRRSRSSSAQT